One genomic segment of Terriglobia bacterium includes these proteins:
- a CDS encoding carboxymuconolactone decarboxylase family protein → MPDDRREPAYLHSEQDAAARSPIARQFLATRRRLNENVDAADNYLVKRFYNLDHNTYLEGAIPAKYKELMGLVVSAGLRCDDCINYHIIQSYRLGASRPEQEEALNVALMVGGSIVIPHLRRAYALLAELYLA, encoded by the coding sequence ATGCCTGACGATCGCCGCGAGCCCGCCTACCTCCACAGCGAACAAGACGCCGCCGCGCGCAGCCCCATCGCGCGCCAATTCCTTGCCACGCGCCGCCGGCTGAATGAGAACGTGGACGCCGCCGACAACTACCTGGTCAAGCGCTTCTACAACCTCGACCACAATACCTACCTGGAAGGCGCGATCCCGGCCAAGTACAAGGAATTGATGGGGCTGGTGGTTTCCGCCGGGCTGCGCTGCGACGACTGCATCAACTACCACATCATCCAGTCGTACCGCCTCGGCGCCTCGCGTCCCGAGCAGGAGGAAGCGCTCAACGTCGCGCTCATGGTCGGCGGCTCCATCGTGATCCCGCACCTGCGCCGGGCGTACGCCTTATTGGCGGAGCTGTATCTGGCGTAG
- the glmM gene encoding phosphoglucosamine mutase, producing MRMLFGTDGIRGVAGDPPLDAATVYAVGAALGQQLKAQHGDAQVVIGQDTRESSAWIAESLTRGLESAGVAAQSAGVITTPAVAFLARGGFAAGVVISASHNPWTDNGIKIFGHDGYKLSDEVEEKLEGDIFALLHGNRVPAAAAQPSDKPGPMGTEPRLLKEYVAWLAKNVEGTSLRRLRVLVDCANGAATPVAHEVFRICGIHAELTCDQPSGQNINESCGALHPKIVAEKVAQRRGIFDLGVTFDGDADRALFSDRKGRVVNGDAVLLLAARDMKARGRLKGDTVVATTMSNMGLEVALERSGIRMLRAPVGDKYVLEEMKKTGATLGGEQSGHIIFRDGDSTTGDGLLTALRVMEVMARSGKPLHELVGDLKVYPQTIKNVRVREKTPFADLPEVAGAIDAAQKELHGSGRVVVRYSGTEALARVMVEAESEDTMRRITEGIAGAIERAIGIS from the coding sequence ATGAGAATGCTATTTGGAACCGACGGGATCCGCGGCGTGGCGGGCGATCCGCCGCTGGATGCCGCTACCGTGTATGCCGTGGGTGCGGCGCTGGGGCAGCAGTTGAAGGCGCAGCACGGCGACGCGCAGGTGGTGATCGGGCAGGACACGCGGGAGTCGAGCGCGTGGATTGCGGAGTCGCTGACACGCGGACTGGAATCGGCGGGCGTCGCCGCGCAGAGCGCAGGCGTGATCACCACGCCGGCGGTGGCTTTTTTGGCGCGCGGCGGTTTTGCCGCGGGCGTGGTGATTTCCGCATCGCACAATCCCTGGACCGATAACGGCATCAAGATCTTCGGGCACGACGGCTACAAGCTTTCCGATGAGGTGGAGGAAAAACTGGAGGGCGACATCTTCGCGCTGCTGCACGGGAACCGGGTTCCGGCCGCCGCGGCGCAGCCAAGCGACAAGCCGGGGCCGATGGGGACCGAGCCGCGGCTGCTGAAGGAATATGTCGCGTGGCTGGCGAAAAACGTGGAAGGGACTTCGCTGCGCCGCCTGCGCGTGCTGGTGGACTGTGCGAACGGAGCGGCGACACCGGTGGCGCACGAGGTGTTTCGAATTTGCGGCATTCACGCCGAACTGACCTGCGATCAGCCGAGCGGGCAGAACATCAACGAGAGTTGCGGCGCGCTCCATCCGAAAATCGTCGCGGAAAAAGTCGCGCAGCGGCGCGGGATCTTCGACCTGGGAGTCACCTTCGACGGAGACGCAGACCGGGCGCTGTTCTCGGACCGCAAAGGACGAGTGGTGAACGGCGACGCCGTCCTGCTGCTGGCGGCGCGCGACATGAAGGCGCGGGGGCGGCTGAAGGGCGACACGGTGGTGGCGACCACGATGTCGAACATGGGCCTGGAGGTGGCACTGGAGCGCAGCGGCATCCGCATGCTGCGGGCGCCGGTGGGAGACAAATACGTGCTGGAGGAGATGAAAAAGACAGGCGCGACGCTGGGAGGCGAGCAGTCGGGACACATCATCTTCCGCGACGGCGATTCCACCACCGGCGACGGCCTGCTGACCGCGTTGCGGGTGATGGAGGTGATGGCGCGCAGCGGAAAGCCGCTGCACGAACTGGTCGGCGATTTGAAGGTCTATCCGCAGACGATCAAGAACGTGCGGGTCAGGGAGAAGACCCCGTTCGCCGATTTGCCCGAGGTCGCCGGCGCCATTGACGCGGCGCAGAAGGAGCTGCACGGGAGCGGAAGGGTCGTGGTGCGATATTCCGGGACGGAGGCGCTGGCGCGCGTGATGGTGGAAGCGGAGTCGGAAGACACGATGCGGCGGATCACGGAAGGAATCGCGGGAGCGATTGAGAGAGCGATAGGGATTTCGTAA
- a CDS encoding peptidase C45 → MYLILAILGGLAFAMLAMSGRSATLQNSQHGPVLTETHRSYRFHRDGWTYVHLEGSPAEIGYQHGYLLAPEIEDAFQAVKLQNTHNTKRDWDFFRATARDVLWPHIDTEYQQELQGIANGLKGRGAAMDVWDVVALNAFEEVPDYYVPWLEEKQKRAGLEAPEHPPLHAPGNCSAFVATGSWTKDHRPVIAHNNWTSVLHGARWRIIFDIVPQKGYRMIMDGFPGVIVSDDDFTINAAGLAVTETTIARFHGYDPNGKPEFVRARKATQYAKSIDEYVKIMNDGNNGGYANDWLLADFNTGEVARFEQGLKHTRLWRTKDGYYVGSNFPSDPELIKDETDFDVSDKSSSMNARHARWDQLMAQHKGKIDAALAEKFESDHYDSFQKKEEASERTLCGHVETSPRGTKEWDWDPYYPGGTVQAKAADAAMAKKMAFVARAGHACGGNFKAAEFLAAHPEFAWQKPALTDMIAGPWTEFTIGERK, encoded by the coding sequence ATGTACTTAATACTGGCCATCCTGGGCGGGCTGGCGTTTGCGATGCTGGCCATGTCAGGCCGGTCCGCAACGCTGCAGAACTCCCAACATGGCCCGGTATTGACGGAAACACACCGGTCATATCGCTTTCATCGCGATGGGTGGACGTATGTGCACCTGGAGGGATCGCCGGCGGAGATCGGATATCAGCACGGGTACCTGCTGGCGCCGGAAATCGAGGACGCGTTCCAGGCGGTGAAGCTGCAGAACACGCACAACACCAAGCGCGATTGGGATTTTTTCCGCGCGACGGCGCGCGACGTCCTGTGGCCGCACATTGACACCGAGTACCAGCAGGAATTGCAGGGGATCGCCAATGGGCTGAAGGGGCGCGGCGCCGCCATGGATGTGTGGGACGTGGTGGCGCTGAACGCCTTCGAGGAGGTGCCGGATTACTATGTGCCGTGGCTGGAGGAGAAGCAGAAACGCGCGGGGTTGGAAGCGCCGGAACATCCACCGCTGCACGCGCCGGGGAATTGCAGCGCGTTCGTGGCCACCGGGAGCTGGACGAAGGATCATCGTCCGGTGATCGCGCACAATAACTGGACCAGCGTTCTACACGGGGCGCGCTGGCGAATCATCTTCGACATCGTGCCGCAGAAGGGCTACCGCATGATCATGGACGGATTTCCGGGGGTGATCGTCAGCGATGACGACTTCACCATCAATGCGGCGGGCCTGGCGGTGACGGAGACGACGATCGCGCGCTTCCACGGCTACGATCCCAACGGCAAGCCGGAGTTCGTGCGCGCCCGCAAGGCGACACAGTACGCGAAGTCCATCGATGAGTACGTCAAGATCATGAACGACGGCAACAACGGCGGCTACGCCAACGACTGGCTGCTGGCGGACTTCAACACCGGCGAGGTGGCGCGCTTCGAGCAGGGCCTGAAGCACACTCGTCTATGGCGGACGAAGGACGGGTACTACGTGGGGTCGAATTTTCCCAGCGACCCGGAATTAATCAAGGACGAAACCGATTTCGATGTCAGCGACAAGTCGAGCTCGATGAACGCGCGGCACGCGCGCTGGGACCAGTTGATGGCGCAGCATAAAGGGAAGATTGACGCCGCGCTGGCGGAGAAGTTCGAGAGCGACCACTACGATTCATTCCAGAAGAAAGAAGAGGCGAGCGAGCGGACGCTGTGCGGGCACGTGGAGACGTCGCCGCGCGGGACCAAGGAATGGGACTGGGATCCGTATTATCCCGGAGGCACGGTGCAGGCCAAGGCCGCCGACGCGGCCATGGCGAAGAAGATGGCTTTCGTGGCGCGCGCCGGTCATGCGTGCGGCGGCAACTTCAAGGCGGCGGAGTTCCTGGCGGCGCATCCGGAGTTTGCATGGCAAAAACCGGCGCTGACGGACATGATCGCCGGGCCGTGGACGGAGTTCACGATCGGCGAGAGGAAGTGA
- a CDS encoding GAF domain-containing protein: MSTTRATPDKASVSSALRTMPAVICFDGDTLAHKAIAACQRYARVKYADLASREAETIVVVSSERLLAQYQPLLRAPNIRIIALSDTRYRDARLDGAVYGYLPTNTQPLLVERMMDQALDHIHLSATRREANERLDRATNEIKELNAIGAALSAEHDTDKLLEMILTKSREITKSDAGSLYLVEEVPLEGEALPPAPEELKEYGGAKLVVSRKEKTKKVLLFKLPQNDTVGNVAFREAVMEISDKSIAGYVVQTGEIVNLEDAYHLPELVPYSFNRKFDEDSGYRTKSMIAVPMRNPKTGEIVGVVQLINAKRSAEAKLNSLSAVVTQVVAYTVRQQEMVASLASQAAVALENSKLYQKQQELFEGFVKASVTAIESRDPTTSGHSERVMNLTVALAETVDRAGDGVYKDVQFTRDQMKEIRYASLLHDFGKVGVPEQVLVKAMKLLPADFRDLQRRFRDSVKRSMQVRSLQSKLNYVLEKGRDEYLAKQTEYDAFFEQQLQEVDGFFATVLQSNEPTVLAEGNFDKLKEITARHFLVFDGTDEQLLTPYEAQLLSIPKGSLDENERLLIESHVTHTFEFLSKIPWTKEIRNIPEIARGHHEKLTGKGYPNKLTAPEIPLQTRMMTISDIFDALGASDRPYKKAVTLERSLQILEAEVKDGNIDSNLFRLFVEAKIWERWYQAPFPY; this comes from the coding sequence ATGAGCACCACCAGAGCAACGCCGGACAAGGCGAGCGTTTCCAGCGCCTTGCGCACCATGCCCGCCGTCATCTGCTTCGATGGCGACACACTGGCGCACAAGGCGATTGCCGCCTGCCAGCGCTACGCGCGGGTGAAGTACGCCGACCTGGCGTCGCGCGAGGCGGAGACCATCGTGGTGGTCTCCTCGGAACGGCTGCTGGCGCAATACCAGCCGCTGCTGCGCGCGCCCAACATCCGCATCATCGCCCTTTCCGACACCCGCTACCGCGACGCGCGGCTGGACGGCGCTGTGTACGGGTACCTGCCGACCAATACCCAGCCGTTGCTGGTGGAACGCATGATGGACCAGGCGCTGGACCACATCCATCTGTCGGCGACGCGGCGGGAGGCGAACGAGCGGCTGGACCGGGCGACCAACGAGATCAAGGAACTGAACGCGATCGGGGCGGCGCTGTCGGCCGAGCACGACACGGACAAGCTGCTGGAGATGATCCTGACCAAGTCGCGGGAGATCACCAAGAGCGACGCGGGATCGTTGTACCTGGTGGAAGAAGTGCCGCTGGAGGGCGAGGCGCTGCCGCCGGCGCCGGAGGAACTGAAGGAGTACGGCGGCGCCAAGCTGGTGGTCAGCCGCAAGGAAAAAACCAAAAAGGTGCTGCTCTTCAAGCTGCCGCAGAATGACACCGTGGGGAACGTCGCGTTCCGCGAAGCGGTGATGGAGATCAGCGACAAGTCCATCGCGGGCTACGTGGTGCAGACGGGCGAGATCGTGAACCTGGAAGACGCCTATCACCTGCCGGAGCTGGTGCCGTACTCGTTCAACCGCAAGTTCGACGAGGATTCGGGCTACCGCACCAAGTCCATGATCGCGGTGCCGATGCGCAACCCGAAGACGGGGGAGATCGTGGGCGTGGTGCAGTTGATCAACGCCAAGCGGAGCGCCGAGGCGAAGCTGAATTCGCTGTCGGCGGTGGTGACGCAGGTGGTGGCGTACACGGTGCGGCAGCAGGAGATGGTGGCGTCGCTGGCCAGCCAGGCGGCGGTGGCGCTGGAAAACAGCAAGCTGTACCAGAAACAGCAGGAGCTGTTCGAGGGATTCGTGAAGGCGTCGGTGACCGCGATTGAATCGCGAGATCCGACCACGTCGGGCCATTCGGAACGGGTGATGAACCTGACGGTGGCGCTGGCGGAAACGGTGGACCGAGCCGGCGACGGGGTGTACAAGGACGTCCAATTCACGCGCGACCAGATGAAGGAGATCCGGTACGCGTCGCTGCTGCACGATTTCGGCAAGGTGGGCGTGCCCGAGCAAGTGCTGGTCAAGGCGATGAAGTTGCTTCCAGCGGACTTTAGGGATCTCCAGCGGCGGTTCCGCGACTCGGTGAAGCGCAGCATGCAGGTGCGGTCGCTGCAGTCGAAGCTCAATTACGTGCTGGAAAAGGGGCGCGACGAGTACCTTGCCAAGCAGACCGAGTACGACGCGTTCTTCGAGCAGCAGTTGCAGGAAGTGGATGGATTTTTCGCTACGGTGCTGCAGTCGAACGAGCCGACGGTGCTGGCGGAAGGAAATTTCGACAAGCTGAAGGAGATCACGGCGCGGCACTTTTTGGTTTTCGACGGCACGGACGAGCAGTTGCTGACGCCGTACGAGGCGCAGCTGCTGTCGATCCCCAAGGGATCGCTGGATGAAAATGAGCGGCTGCTGATCGAGTCGCACGTGACGCACACCTTCGAGTTTCTCAGCAAGATTCCGTGGACCAAGGAGATCCGTAACATTCCGGAAATCGCGCGCGGCCACCACGAAAAGCTGACCGGGAAGGGATATCCCAACAAGCTGACGGCGCCGGAGATTCCGCTGCAAACGCGGATGATGACGATCTCCGACATTTTTGACGCGCTGGGGGCGAGCGACCGTCCTTACAAAAAGGCCGTGACACTGGAAAGGTCGCTGCAAATCCTGGAGGCGGAGGTGAAGGACGGCAACATCGATTCCAACCTGTTCCGCCTGTTCGTGGAAGCCAAGATTTGGGAGCGCTGGTATCAGGCACCGTTCCCGTACTAG